In a genomic window of Mycolicibacter heraklionensis:
- a CDS encoding galactan 5-O-arabinofuranosyltransferase — protein sequence MTVRNALNTAAQMILAGVIAGVVAVVALLAIARVQWPAYPSSNQLHALTTVGQVGCLAGLAVAGWAWRRGRRALGWLAGVVFTSAFSVVTLAMPLGATKLYLFGISVDQQFRTEYLTRLTDSPRLADMTYLGLPPYYPPGWFWLGGRAAAWTGLPAWEMYKPWAITSIAVAVAVALVLWNKMIRFEYALLVTLAGAAVTLAYSSPEPYAAMITVLLPPVLILTWSGLRAGQRGGGWGATVGAGMFLGFAATFYTLLVAYTAFTVVLMALLLAAIRRRFDPLARLAVIGLIAAAIASITWTPYLRQALHHPAGETRSAFHYLPGDGAELSFPMLQFTLLGALCLLGTLWLVVRATKSTRAGALAIGVVGVYLWSILSMVSTLALTTLLSFRLQPTLTVLLATAGVFGFVEGAQALGRAAQGWHTIVYPAATAVGLAGALAFSQDIPEVLRPDITVAYTDTDGHGDRGDRRAPGAAKYYEAVDAAITQATGKPRDETVVLTADYSFLSYYPYWGFQGLTPHYANPLAQFSARAAAIEAWSKLETAEQFTRALDDLAWPAPTVFLMRSGAGDTYTLRLAKDVYPNHPNVRRYTVELDAALFAGPAFHVQKIGPFVLAIRT from the coding sequence ATGACCGTGCGTAACGCGCTGAACACGGCGGCTCAGATGATCCTGGCCGGCGTCATCGCCGGCGTCGTCGCGGTGGTCGCGCTGCTGGCGATCGCCCGGGTCCAGTGGCCCGCGTATCCGTCGTCGAACCAACTGCATGCGCTGACCACCGTCGGGCAGGTTGGCTGCCTGGCCGGGTTGGCCGTCGCCGGGTGGGCCTGGCGGCGCGGCCGACGTGCCTTGGGCTGGCTGGCCGGCGTGGTGTTCACCAGCGCGTTCTCGGTGGTGACGCTGGCGATGCCGCTCGGGGCCACCAAGCTCTACCTGTTCGGCATCTCGGTGGACCAGCAGTTCCGCACCGAGTACCTGACCCGGCTGACCGACAGCCCGCGGCTTGCCGACATGACCTATCTCGGGCTGCCGCCGTACTACCCGCCGGGCTGGTTCTGGCTCGGCGGGCGGGCCGCGGCCTGGACCGGGCTGCCGGCCTGGGAGATGTACAAGCCGTGGGCGATCACCTCGATCGCCGTGGCCGTCGCGGTCGCGCTGGTGCTGTGGAACAAGATGATCCGCTTCGAATACGCGCTGCTGGTCACCCTCGCCGGCGCCGCGGTGACGCTGGCCTACAGCTCCCCCGAGCCCTACGCGGCGATGATCACCGTGCTGCTGCCCCCGGTGCTGATCCTGACCTGGTCCGGCCTGCGCGCCGGCCAACGCGGCGGCGGCTGGGGCGCGACCGTGGGCGCCGGGATGTTTCTCGGATTCGCGGCAACCTTCTACACCCTGCTGGTCGCCTACACGGCATTCACCGTGGTCCTGATGGCGCTACTGCTGGCGGCCATCCGGCGGCGTTTCGACCCGCTGGCCCGGCTGGCAGTGATCGGCCTGATCGCCGCGGCCATCGCGTCGATCACCTGGACGCCCTACCTGCGCCAGGCGCTGCACCACCCGGCCGGCGAGACCCGCAGCGCCTTCCACTACCTGCCCGGTGACGGCGCCGAGCTGAGCTTCCCGATGCTGCAGTTCACGCTGCTCGGGGCGCTGTGCCTGCTGGGCACGCTGTGGTTGGTGGTCCGGGCCACCAAGTCGACCCGGGCGGGTGCGCTGGCCATCGGCGTCGTCGGCGTCTACCTGTGGTCGATCCTGTCCATGGTGTCGACCCTGGCCCTCACCACGCTGCTCAGCTTCCGGCTGCAGCCGACGCTGACGGTGCTGCTGGCCACGGCCGGGGTATTCGGCTTCGTGGAGGGCGCCCAGGCACTCGGCCGGGCCGCGCAGGGCTGGCACACCATCGTGTACCCGGCCGCGACCGCGGTGGGACTGGCCGGGGCGCTCGCGTTCAGTCAGGACATTCCCGAGGTGCTGCGGCCCGACATCACCGTCGCCTACACCGACACCGACGGCCACGGCGACCGCGGCGACCGGCGCGCACCGGGCGCGGCGAAGTACTACGAGGCCGTCGATGCCGCTATCACGCAAGCCACCGGCAAGCCGCGCGACGAGACCGTCGTGCTCACCGCCGACTACAGCTTCCTGTCCTACTACCCCTATTGGGGCTTTCAGGGGCTGACGCCGCACTACGCCAACCCGCTGGCGCAGTTCTCCGCGCGCGCCGCCGCGATCGAGGCCTGGTCCAAGCTCGAGACCGCCGAGCAGTTCACCCGCGCGCTCGACGACTTGGCGTGGCCGGCGCCGACGGTGTTTCTGATGCGGTCCGGCGCCGGTGACACCTACACGTTGCGGCTGGCCAAGGACGTCTACCCCAACCATCCCAACGTGCGGCGCTACACCGTGGAGCTCGATGCGGCC
- a CDS encoding decaprenylphospho-beta-D-erythro-pentofuranosid-2-ulose 2-reductase encodes MVLDATSNPQSILLLGGTSEIGLAICARYLRNASASVVLACLPGDPGRDGAVAAMQAAGAKSVRIVDFDALDTASHPAMIDSAFSAGDIDVAIVAFGMDADAEELWHNQAKAVQVAEINYTAAVSVGVLLAGKMGAQGFGQIIAMSSVAGERVRRTNFVYGSTKAGLDGFYLGLGEALREDGVRVLVIRPGQVRTRFSAHVKEAPLTVDKEDVAELAVAAAAKGKEIVWAPGAFRYVMMVLRHVPRAIFRRLPI; translated from the coding sequence GTGGTTTTAGATGCGACCTCAAATCCCCAGTCGATTCTGCTGCTGGGCGGTACTTCCGAGATCGGCCTGGCGATCTGTGCGCGCTACCTGCGCAACGCCTCGGCCAGCGTGGTGCTGGCCTGCCTGCCCGGTGATCCCGGCCGGGACGGCGCGGTGGCCGCGATGCAGGCGGCCGGCGCCAAGTCGGTGCGGATCGTCGACTTCGACGCGCTGGACACCGCAAGCCACCCGGCGATGATCGACTCCGCGTTCAGCGCCGGCGATATAGATGTGGCGATCGTGGCTTTCGGCATGGACGCCGACGCCGAGGAGCTCTGGCACAACCAGGCCAAGGCCGTGCAGGTCGCCGAGATCAACTACACCGCAGCGGTTTCGGTGGGCGTGTTGCTCGCGGGCAAGATGGGCGCCCAGGGTTTCGGGCAGATCATCGCGATGAGCTCGGTGGCCGGCGAGCGGGTGCGCCGCACCAACTTCGTCTACGGCTCCACCAAGGCCGGGCTGGACGGCTTCTACCTCGGCCTGGGCGAGGCGCTCCGCGAGGACGGGGTGCGGGTGCTGGTGATCCGGCCCGGCCAGGTGCGCACCCGGTTCTCCGCGCACGTCAAAGAGGCGCCGTTGACCGTCGACAAGGAAGACGTCGCCGAACTGGCGGTGGCCGCAGCCGCCAAGGGCAAAGAGATCGTCTGGGCGCCAGGGGCGTTCCGCTACGTCATGATGGTGCTTCGGCACGTCCCGCGGGCGATCTTCCGCCGGTTGCCGATCTAG
- a CDS encoding FAD-binding oxidoreductase produces the protein MLSTELQTTPRRLTGWGRTAPSMAQVLSTPDVEVIAKAVARAADDGNRGVIARGLGRSYGDNAQNGGGLVIDMTALNRIHSISTDRGVVDVDGGVSLDQLMKAALPFGLWVPVLPGTRQVTIGGAIACDIHGKNHHSEGSFGNHVVSMELLTADGSVRHLTPDGSESELFWATVGGNGLTGIILRATIAMTPTETAYFINDGDNTTTLDETIAFHSDGSEADYTYSSAWFDAISPQPKLGRATITRGRLARRDELPKKLARNPLKFDAPQLMTVPDIFPNGLMNKLSLSAIGELYYRRGGHYRGKVQNLTQFYHPLDLLGEWNRGYGPAGFAQYQFLVPTEAVEEFKSIIIDIQASGHYSALNVFKLFGPGNEAPLSFPMPGWNVCLDFPMKPGVNELLNSLDRRVLEFGGRLYTAKDSRTTAENFHAMYPRIDEWIAVRRKVDPDGIFASDMARRLELL, from the coding sequence ATGTTGAGCACCGAGTTGCAGACCACGCCGCGCCGGCTCACCGGCTGGGGCCGCACCGCGCCGAGCATGGCGCAGGTGTTGTCGACCCCCGACGTCGAAGTCATCGCCAAAGCGGTGGCGCGGGCGGCCGACGACGGAAACCGCGGCGTGATCGCCCGCGGCCTGGGTCGCTCTTACGGCGACAACGCCCAGAACGGCGGCGGTCTGGTGATCGATATGACCGCGTTGAACCGGATCCACTCGATCTCAACCGACCGCGGTGTGGTCGACGTCGACGGCGGCGTGAGCCTGGACCAGCTGATGAAGGCGGCATTGCCCTTCGGGTTGTGGGTGCCGGTGCTGCCCGGGACGCGCCAGGTCACCATCGGTGGGGCGATCGCCTGCGACATCCACGGCAAGAACCACCACAGCGAGGGCAGCTTCGGCAACCACGTGGTGTCGATGGAGTTGTTGACCGCCGACGGTTCGGTGCGGCACCTGACGCCCGACGGCAGCGAATCGGAGCTGTTCTGGGCCACCGTCGGCGGCAACGGCCTGACCGGGATCATCCTGCGCGCCACCATCGCCATGACGCCGACCGAGACGGCGTATTTCATCAACGACGGCGACAACACCACCACTCTTGATGAGACCATCGCCTTCCACAGCGACGGCAGCGAAGCCGACTACACCTATTCCAGTGCGTGGTTCGACGCGATCAGCCCGCAGCCGAAGCTGGGCCGCGCCACCATCACCCGCGGGCGGCTGGCCCGGCGCGACGAGCTGCCCAAGAAGCTGGCCCGCAACCCGCTGAAGTTCGACGCACCGCAGTTGATGACGGTGCCCGACATCTTCCCCAACGGGTTGATGAACAAGTTGAGTCTGAGCGCCATCGGCGAGCTGTACTACCGTCGCGGCGGCCACTATCGCGGCAAGGTGCAGAACCTGACGCAGTTCTATCACCCGCTGGACCTGCTGGGTGAGTGGAACCGCGGCTACGGTCCGGCCGGCTTCGCGCAGTACCAGTTCCTGGTGCCCACCGAGGCCGTCGAGGAGTTCAAGAGCATCATCATCGACATCCAGGCCAGCGGGCACTACTCGGCGCTGAACGTGTTCAAGCTGTTCGGGCCGGGAAACGAAGCACCGCTGAGCTTCCCGATGCCCGGCTGGAACGTGTGCCTGGACTTCCCGATGAAACCCGGCGTCAACGAGCTGCTCAACTCCCTCGACCGCCGCGTGCTGGAGTTCGGCGGCCGGCTCTACACCGCCAAGGACTCCCGCACCACCGCGGAGAACTTCCACGCCATGTACCCGCGGATCGACGAATGGATCGCGGTGCGCCGCAAGGTGGATCCCGACGGGATCTTCGCCTCCGATATGGCCCGACGTTTGGAGCTTCTGTAG